A genomic region of Chryseobacterium sp. KACC 21268 contains the following coding sequences:
- a CDS encoding outer membrane beta-barrel family protein, whose product MKKNNKNGWNGKVDFTYGTGSYWVRKENLPTIRPQCTITPKINPSVFLNYRKDKVNIFLQADNLYTETLNKNEFVTRTYDNGAIINSQLKRNRNTNYLTSKAGIDWNIDAQNTLTISGLYGSEKIIDRGDQPFFNADFSQRLRLWQFLEDELKTTIMGTASYQHKFKDAGHLLNVGFNYTFHREDEKYFYDNYLPFSTGTDAFKLLSDEQVYDLNIDYVKSLKYGRFETGIKLRNRSIPTDMNFIPGVNSVLDVNAGGWATYKELIPAVYGNYIFENEKWEAELGVRLEYVKIQYDVNSDHPTYKSDSYHYTQPFPNLRLAYKLNDHNKISIFYNRRVDRPNEVDIRVFPKYDDAEIIKVGNPQLRPKFTNSVEMGHKYNWDSGYLYSALYHRFANGTITRISSIVPGSTLIYAVFQNAGKSYNSGLEMILNQKVSKAYSFNINGNIYRNQIDAFSVENLYPQPNIFSANRETAISGNVKLNNVFKISKGFDVQLTAVYLAPDIIPQGKIGSRLSIDLGIKISIQNGKGEIFLNAGDLLNTMAIKKNIQGNGFAYSSDDYYETQVLRLGYSYKF is encoded by the coding sequence ATGAAGAAAAATAATAAAAACGGCTGGAACGGCAAAGTTGATTTCACGTATGGAACAGGCTCATATTGGGTGAGAAAAGAAAATCTTCCTACGATCAGACCTCAATGTACGATCACGCCAAAAATCAATCCTTCGGTTTTTCTTAACTACAGAAAGGATAAGGTCAATATTTTCCTTCAGGCAGATAATTTATATACGGAGACATTGAATAAAAATGAATTTGTAACCCGAACATACGACAACGGGGCGATCATTAATTCACAATTAAAAAGAAATAGAAATACAAATTATCTCACCTCAAAAGCAGGAATCGACTGGAATATCGATGCTCAAAATACATTGACCATTTCAGGATTGTATGGAAGTGAAAAGATCATTGATCGCGGGGATCAGCCATTTTTTAACGCAGATTTTTCTCAGCGTCTTCGTCTTTGGCAGTTTTTGGAGGATGAGCTGAAAACCACAATTATGGGAACGGCTTCTTATCAGCATAAATTCAAAGATGCCGGGCATTTACTGAATGTTGGATTCAATTATACTTTCCACAGAGAAGACGAAAAATATTTCTATGATAATTATTTGCCGTTTTCGACCGGGACGGATGCTTTTAAATTATTGTCGGATGAGCAGGTTTATGATCTTAATATTGATTATGTAAAATCTCTGAAATACGGACGATTTGAAACAGGGATCAAGCTGAGAAACAGAAGCATTCCTACGGATATGAATTTTATTCCGGGTGTAAATTCGGTATTAGATGTCAACGCGGGAGGTTGGGCGACTTATAAAGAACTAATTCCTGCGGTTTACGGGAATTACATTTTTGAAAATGAAAAATGGGAAGCCGAATTGGGAGTAAGACTGGAATATGTAAAAATTCAGTATGATGTCAACTCCGATCATCCGACTTATAAAAGTGACAGCTATCATTATACGCAGCCTTTTCCAAACCTGAGATTGGCTTATAAATTAAACGACCATAACAAGATATCAATATTTTACAATAGGAGAGTAGACCGGCCGAATGAAGTTGATATTCGAGTATTTCCAAAATACGATGACGCTGAAATTATAAAGGTAGGAAATCCACAGCTAAGACCGAAATTTACCAATTCCGTCGAGATGGGGCATAAATATAATTGGGATAGTGGTTATTTATATTCAGCATTATATCACCGTTTTGCAAACGGAACGATTACAAGGATCTCCAGTATTGTTCCTGGAAGCACATTGATCTATGCTGTATTTCAAAATGCGGGAAAAAGTTATAATTCAGGGCTTGAAATGATCCTGAATCAGAAGGTTTCAAAGGCCTATTCTTTTAATATCAATGGAAATATTTACAGGAATCAGATCGATGCATTTTCGGTAGAGAACCTTTATCCGCAACCCAATATATTTTCTGCCAATCGCGAAACAGCCATTTCCGGAAATGTAAAATTGAACAATGTTTTTAAGATCTCCAAAGGTTTTGATGTCCAGTTAACCGCCGTTTATCTGGCTCCGGATATTATTCCGCAGGGAAAGATCGGGTCGAGATTATCAATTGACCTGGGCATAAAAATATCAATCCAAAACGGAAAAGGAGAAATATTCCTTAATGCCGGCGATCTGCTGAATACAATGGCCATTAAGAAAAATATCCAGGGAAATGGATTTGCTTACTCAAGCGATGATTATTACGAAACACAAGTGTTGAGACTAGGCTATAGTTACAAATTTTAA